A region from the Neurospora crassa OR74A linkage group V, whole genome shotgun sequence genome encodes:
- the tob38 gene encoding mitochondrial outer membrane protein produces MATTSAAAPPRKWWQVPRPLQKVFDTFPLLAYDVNALPARAQSATSGDLPTLYVFSTEEEALLGAPSFNPNCLKWQAFLKLAGVKFQILPSTNHASPTGALPFILPTRSSPTDAPSPIPSSKLHDYALKYGTSNPPEVSALRLDAYQALLDVPIRNAWLQALYRDPEYTDLLDRFYITPASSSYWVRGALRHQLRRAAETEILKTGPGGAASTAVSLLVDEHSVYRAAVQALEALATLLSESKTGWFFGAETPTIFDASVFAYTHLMLKYMSDAEGEVEGNMGFILASRKLGTMVRSAGSGELEQHHRRLFELLWLADSNAELLDAKARGNKLLQFQLQA; encoded by the exons ATGGCGACCACTTCCGCCGCCGCACCACCTCGAAAGTGGTGGCAGGTCCCTCGCCCGCTCCAGAAGGTCTTCGATACATTTCCTCTTCTCGCCTACGACGTCAACGCCCTCCCTGCTCGAGCACAGTCAGCCACTTCTGGTGACCTTCCTACACTTTATGTCTTTTCAACCGAGGAGGAAGCGCTACTAGGGGCACCGAGCTTCAACCCTAATTGTCTGAAGTGGCAG GCCTTCCTCAAGCTTGCCGGCGTCAAGTTCCAAATCTTGCCCTCGACAAACCATGCCTCACCTACCGGCGCGCTCCCATTCATCCTTCCAACAAGATCGTCCCCTACCGATGCCCCGTCGCCAATTCCATCCTCCAAACTCCACGATTACGCGCTCAAGTACGGTACCTCCAACCCTCCAGAGGTGTCAGCTTTAAGGCTCGACGCCTACCAAGCCCTCCTCGATGTCCCTATCCGAAATGCCTGGCTACAGGCTCTCTATCGCGACCCCGAATACACCGATCTGCTGGACAGGTTCTACATCACgccagcctcctcctcttactGGGTGCGCGGCGCACTCAGGCACCAACTGCGTCGAGCAGCAGAGACCGAGATCCTAAAGACCGGACCCGGTGGAGCTGCTTCTACGGCGGTATCTCTACTAGTAGATGAACACTCTGTGTACAGAGCGGCTGTGCAGGCGTTGGAAGCTTTGGCAACATTGCTCTCAGAAAGTAAAACTGGGTGGTTCTTTGGAGCGGAGACGCCGACAATTTTTGATGCAAGTGTTTTCGCTTACACACATTTGATGCTCAAGTATATGAGCGACGCCGAGGGCGAAGTAGAGGGAAATATGGGTTTTATTTTGGCGTCCCGGAAGCTAGGGACTATGGTCAGGAGTGCTGGATCGGGAGAGTTGGAGCAGCACCATCGCCGTTTGTTTGAGCTGCTTTGGCTGGCAGATTCAAACGCTGAATTATTAGACGCAAAGGCTCGAGGGAACAAGCTGCTGCAATTTCAGCTACAAGCTTGA
- a CDS encoding indoleamine 2,3-dioxygenase yields MGSQGKDTATYHDDFPILHDSRPDDVSIHAFMVSTTRGFLPRMDPIVTLPAEFDPLESILQRMPVTTASGEPGLLAQGKGQLGEAVDKELPDLTEFVDKYRHDLPLMNALYRDYSFLASAYLLEPCHERFVIGEEYGLGRQVLPANVARPIAKCAEICEFKPFMEYAGSYALFNYRLVDPSLGFSFSEPSNVRLIRAFEHGLDPTSSEAGFVLVHIDMVRHSGPLVAGAVASLDACRRSTLSSSSTHPEMTELSARQSLNVSLSQMLAALKKINAMMETMWKRSKPDDYTSFRTFIFGITKQSMFPNGVVYEGLPDLNGRPLSFRGESGANDSMIPLMDNLLQIPMPDTPLTKILDDFRSYRPSNHRAFLEWVKRGSEEVGLRRWALALGDSGRGSNDTMTEEERAEVRHSRSLWIQVLNQVRDFRWRHWCFAREYILKQTSHPTATGGSPIVTWLPNQLQAVMGHMMGLYERMGGDEAGGLGEECKDIMELVRRQDETLKKEVRKYCEERGVSGA; encoded by the exons ATGGGATCCCAGGGAAAGGACACCGCTACCTACCACGACGACTTCCCCATCCTCCATGACTCTCGCCCGGACGATGTCTCCATCCATGCCTTTATGGTCTCTACCACCCGTGGCTTTCTCCCTCGTATGGACCCCATCGTGACCCTACCCGCCGAGTTCGACCCACTTGAATCCATCCTCCAACGCATGCCAGTCACGACTGCATCTGGAGAGCCAGGCCTACTTGCCCAGGGCAAAGGGCAGCTTGGCGAAGCTGTCGACAAGGAGCTACCGGACTTGACCGAGTTTGTGGACAAGTATAGGCATGACCTACCCTTGATGAACGCCTTGTACCGGGATTACTCGTTCCTGGCATCGGCCTATCTGTTGGAGCCGTGCCATGAGAGGTTTGTGATTGGGGAGGAGTATGGGTTGGGGAGGCAGGTATTACCGGCAAATGTGGCGAGGCCGATTGCTAAATGTGCTGAGAT ATGCGAGTTCAAACCCTTCATGGAATATGCCGGCTCCTATGCTCTCTTCAACTACCGTCTTGTCGACCCCTCCCTCGGCTTCTCATTCTCCGAACCTTCCAATGTTCGCCTGATCCGCGCCTTTGAGCATGGTTTGGACCCCACCTCTTCAGAAGCCGGTTTCGTTCTCGTCCACATTGACATGGTCCGCCACTCTGGTCCGCTCGTAGCCGGCGCCGTGGCCTCTCTGGACGCCTGCCGCAGGTCTAccctctcctcttcgtctACTCATCCCGAGATGACCGAACTGTCCGCCCGCCAATCCCTCAATGTCTCCCTGTCGCAGATGCTAGCCGCCCTGAAGAAAATCAACGCCATGATGGAAACAATGTGGAAGCGCTCCAAGCCCGACGACTATACCTCATTCCGTACCTTCATCTTTGGCATCACCAAGCAGAGTATGTTCCCCAACGGCGTCGTGTACGAGGGTCTTCCGGACTTGAACGGGAGGCCGCTCTCATTCCGCGGCGAATCCGGAGCCAACGACTCGATGATCCCTCTCATGGATAACCTCTTGCAGATCCCCATGCCTGACACGCCGCTAACCAAAATCTTGGACGATTTCAGGTCGTACAGACCTAGCAATCATCGGGCGTTTTTGGAATGGGTGAAGAGGGGCAGCGAGGAGGTGGGGTTGAGGAGGTGGGCGCTTGCTCTTGGCGAtagtggtagaggtagcaatGATACAATGaccgaggaagagagggcTGAGGTGAGGCACTCGCGTAGCCTTTGGATTCAGGTCCTCAACCAGGTTCGTGACTTCCGTTGGCGCCATTGGTGCTTTGCTAGGGAGTATATCCTTAAGCAGACCAGCCATCCGACGGCTACGGGGGGTAGTCCGATTGTGACGTGGTTGCCGAATCAATTGCAGGCTGTGATGGGACATATGATGGGTTTGTATGAGAGGATGGGTGGAGATGAGGCGGGTGGCTTGGGTGAGGAGTGTAAGGATATCATGGAATTGGTGAGGAGACAGGATGAGacgttgaagaaggaggttagGAAGTACTGCGAGGAGAGGGGGGTGTCTGGCGCCTAG
- a CDS encoding GPI anchored protein, producing the protein MRLLPHSLWLFIAAHLEAAQAQQQQQASGYHHHQQQLPTAIKKMSPDQNEKFHPHYVAFADSSSSSSPNSGDPNRPLPLRMNSISAEEQQAPEVNPSVLAARRLADEQDALFLRANSSAPISYRPPFANHNHRSQQQRLEEEERAWSLFRRSREALARLQHRQWNCPEGTVSCARIGYPNSCCRTSETCVEIEDVGLGKVGCCPAGATCGGSVSTCADGNMGCASEIGGGCCLPGFVCAGVGCIEAGTSSTSTLEATTTSDITAVLPPVRPTSSLSIATTTTTTTTTTITSPSPTTSSTSLDYCPTGFYPCLASAGGGCCQTGRDCSVTNCPPIELSTIINTNGQTIAVPITAVPTTTSATGTCASGWYMCGKEAGPLPGCCPRGYACGSVSCSVVITPTSGELATATEAKELPTHTKPPAAPLVDGAAREVVGVEVIVGVAVVVGGMML; encoded by the exons ATGCGTCTCCTCCCACATTCACTATGGCTCTTCATAGCCGCCCACCTCGAAGCCGCGCAggcgcaacaacaacaacaagcttcagggtatcatcatcatcaacaacaactgccCACAGCAATCAAGAAGATGTCACCCGACCAAAACGAGAAATTCCACCCTCACTACGTCGCCTTTGCCGATTCCAGCAGCAGTAGCTCCCCCAATAGTGGTGACCCAAACCGCCCGCTTCCCCTGCGGATGAACTCCATATCAGCCGAGGAGCAACAAGCCCCAGAAGTCAACCCCTCCGTCCTCGCTGCCCGCCGTCTAGCCGATGAACAAGATGCGCTTTTTCTCCGTGCAAACTCCTCAGCACCAATCTCCTATCGGCCACCATTcgccaaccacaaccaccgcTCTCAGCAGCAAAGGctagaggaggaagagcgagCATGGTCCCTCTTCCGGCGCTCACGCGAAGCGCTCGCCCGCCTGCAGCATCGGCAATGGAACTGCCCCGAAGGCACAGTCAGCTGCGCGCGCATTGGCTACCCGAACAGTTGTTGTAGGACGTCGGAGACGTGCGTGGAGATTGAGGATGTTGGGCTCGGGAAGGTGGGATGTTGTCCGGCGGGGGCGACGTGCGGTGGGTCGGTGTCGACGTGTGCGGATGGGAACATGGGATGCGCGTCGGAGATTGGGGGTGGATGTTGTTTGCCGGGGTTTGTCTGTGCTGGTGTTGGAT GCATCGAGGCAggaacctcctccaccagcacACTTGAAGCTACCACTACAAGCGACATAACAGCCGTCCTCCCTCCCGTCCGCCCaacttcctctctctccatcgccaccaccacgaccaccaccacgaccaccaccatcaccagccCATCTCCAACTACGTCTAGCACCTCCCTTGACTACTGCCCAACAGGGTTTTACCCCTGCCTCGCCtccgccggcggcggctgctgccAAACCGGCCGCGACTGCAGCGTAACCAACTGCCCTCCAATCGAGCTgagcaccatcatcaacaccaacggcCAGACCATCGCGGTTCCCATTACCGCAGTGCCGACAACCACTTCTGCGACAGGCACGTGCGCTAGCGGGTGGTATATGTGCGGAAAAGAGGCCGGGCCACTGCCGGGATGTTGTCCGAGGGGGTACGCTTGCGGAAGCGTGAGTTGCTCGGTGGTGATCACGCCCACCTCGGGGGAATTGGCAACGGCGACGGAGGCAAAGGAGTTGCCTACTCATACCAAGCCGCCGGCTGCGCCGCTGGTTGATGGGGCGGCGAGGGAGGTTGTGGGCGTAGAGGTGATTGTTGGGGtagcggttgttgttggggggATGATGCTCTGA
- a CDS encoding RNA methyltransferase: MTLSMLCRAARPTVLSQTPAAAAAVSLCIRQAHSLSAIHAGIRRSSKNESSMTYAERKAAREALPKPTYKIRKGKKDITEYPAKADPQTRRARFYDPESNFGKKSLVYRLKTGQLDEDVKDALVRETGKTPWKEKEAKPAGKKSASTPASKFNKDLLDPADFHAAFTGASSSEPAQSDRHQRRISAPSRDIRREPRQGSFREPRRDSFRESRNGPRREGFSREPRAFRDDDNGFSRKPREERTVELNEELRDAIDEPYPEPMEPRRDSFRVSRSERREQRPERRDSFRDTRSSTRERRETDRTPRRELHRDLDTETPKSLSIPYTTAASQFLYGTSVVEAALQSARRKLYKLYIYAGANREKLAKDAAIQKLAQRNKVETVFVNEEGLKMMDKMSGSRPHNGYILEASPLPQPPVISLGEVVDAESGQGTTGYKVVLGHQSHEEALINGKSDFVAASSATHKPLVVVVDQILDPGNLGAILRSVSFLGATAVAITKRDSASLTPVALKASAGASESLTLFSIDHLPKFLQDSRENGWLVYAAVPRTSGSGNLQKHLDLHEIEEIDPLGKNPCILLLGSEGEGLPGQIKSKADYEVNIPNMSGGTVIDSLNVSVAAGLLTSAFMKGQVKSEFEQFKVQEEKSHLW; encoded by the coding sequence ATGACACTCTCCATGCTTTGCCGGGCTGCGAGGCCTACGGTACTCAGTCAAacaccggcagcagcagcagcagttaGTCTCTGCATCAGGCAGGCTCATTCTCTTTCAGCAATACACGCGGGCATCCGAAGATCGAGCAAAAACGAATCCAGCATGACATACGCCGAGAGGAAGGCAGCAAGAGAGGCACTACCCAAACCGACCTACAAGATCcggaagggcaagaaggacATTACCGAATACCCCGCCAAGGCCGATCCCCAAACACGGCGGGCTCGTTTCTACGATCCCGAATCCAACTTTGGCAAGAAAAGCTTGGTGTACAGACTCAAGACCGGTCAGCTGGACGAGGACGTCAAGGATGCGCTGGTGCGTGAAACCGGAAAGACTCcctggaaggagaaggaggccaagCCAGCTGGAAAGAAGTCGGCTTCAACCCCTGCATCCAAATTCAACAAGGACCTCTTGGACCCAGCAGACTTTCATGCCGCCTTCACGGGAGCTTCATCATCGGAGCCCGCCCAGTCTGATAGGCATCAGAGGCGGATATCAGCACCATCCAGGGACATCCGCAGGGAACCCCGTCAGGGCTCCTTCAGGGAACCCCGCCGGGATTCTTTCAGAGAGTCGCGAAATGGACCTCGCAGAGAGGGCTTCAGCAGAGAACCCCGTGCATtccgtgatgatgataatggtTTCAGCAGGAAACCTCGGGAGGAGCGCACCGTGGAACTCAACGAGGAGCTCCGCGACGCTATCGATGAACCCTACCCAGAGCCCATGGAACCTAGGAGGGACAGCTTCAGGGTCTCCCGCAGCGAACGTCGGGAACAAAGGCCTGAAAGGAGAGACTCATTTAGGGACACTCGCAGCAGCACACGAGAACGGAGAGAGACCGACAGAACCCCTCGCAGGGAACTGCACAGGGATCTCGACACGGAAACACCAAAATCCCTATCCATTCCCTACACCACCGCGGCCTCCCAGTTCTTGTACGGCACTTCAGTGGTAGAGGCAGCTCTTCAGTCGGCAAGACGCAAGCTGTACAAGCTGTACATCTATGCCGGAGCCAACCGTGAGAAGCTGGCCAAGGACGCCGCCATCCAAAAGCTCGCTCAGCGGAACAAGGTTGAGACTGTGTTTGTCAACGAAGAAGGCCTCAAGATGATGGACAAGATGAGCGGATCCCGCCCACACAACGGTTACATTCTGGAGGCGTCCCCGCTTCCACAACCACCCGTCATCTCCCTGGGAGAGGTAGTCGATGCCGAGAGCGGCCAGGGAACAACCGGATACAAGGTTGTTCTGGGCCACCAGTCGCACGAGGAGGCCTTGATCAACGGCAAATCCGATTTCGTCGCTGCGTCCAGCGCCACTCACAAGCCactggttgtggtggtggatcAAATCTTGGATCCCGGCAACCTTGGTGCCATTCTCCGCAGCGTCAGCTTCCTGGGCGCAACCGCCGTTGCCATTACCAAGAGGGACTCGGCATCTCTGACCCCGGTCGCGCTCAAGGCTTCTGCGGGCGCATCCGAGTCGCTCACCCTCTTCTCAATTGATCACCTCCCCAAGTTCCTTCAGGACTCGAGGGAGAATGGCTGGCTGGTCTATGCGGCCGTCCCGCGCACCAGCGGCTCTGGTAACCTGCAGAAGCACCTGGATCTCCATGAGATCGAGGAGATTGATCCTTTGGGCAAGAACCCCTgcattctcctcctcggtaGCGAGGGTGAGGGTCTCCCGGGACAGATCAAGAGCAAAGCGGACTATGAGGTCAATATTCCCAACATGTCGGGCGGTACGGTGATCGATAGCTTGAACGTTAGCGTTGCGGCGGGCTTGCTCACATCAGCCTTCATGAAGGGGCAAGTGAAGTCGGAGTTTGAGCAGTTCAAGGTTCAGGAGGAGAAGTCACATCTTTGGTGA
- the crf7-1 gene encoding chromodomain-helicase-DNA-binding protein 4: MANNDNAHPSSEDELFVSTATEPMAYTFQSDLSEDEIKIATAQPAPKPISPAASVADRSRAFSDSDAAIPDPQRLIPSPAVAEDDDPALFLEQAAAALAAVTKADTSTKPKKRESESLASWRGSVNALTNGVSDHNIAGTRRVDIEVALPWLPPSKRAAFTYVEVEDSDEGTKHYDTRRRRNKPAYDDYRFDDELEGLGLRKRKRRYEDDEELYEENSGDDYGGRHSLHDYGFVNGAKRSTRTSARASSERSIAYESGTESRALRPRSAKKYRDYDRDELQNSDDDDGFFVVTSDIVKTRGRKKRKSTAKLKTTMGDGDSDIEFESKRRSSRANKSKKSMKEIFDDDDDDDIFYVQDTKPTAPRIASVREVFKPAPVDFKDAHRPVCDSCGYPEGNPNKGALVYCQGCSNSYHKICLGTRNTREQRVTKVDTDSFVMQCRFCVGSYTKKDHRAPKYDTCQCCHQANPSCAPFSEKKTPKQEEKLREENDGVDPIMPVDPKLVNNPLNVLFRCSKCHRGWHYEHLPHPNDTRDPAISDPLNLRNHRLQEYQTTWRCKECIDTEDLKIDKVVAWRPTHIKPSQYVRGQTILNFNEDEIEYLVKWENKSYAHCVWMPGPWIYGVSKGNMRLSFIKRALGEGMEDQASRDEPADALLKWTEKDAIHDSWLTPDIILDVQYAAKSIEDTKKYKAMSLADRMEYDLSRIFHVVKIFVKFEGLGYDDAVWDTPPPADSSMYDAYLEAYREYLNGKHFKSEPWRNQKERIEAFRQMEFNGAIEVKKQPPGLTRGKLMTYQLEGLNWMLYNFRHDRSVILADEMGLGKTVQVVALLSSMIQDNPKIWPFLIVVPNATCANWRREIKKWAPDLRVVAYYGGRVSQTLALQYELFPNGTKDMKAHVVIMSYDSIKDTDTRSRFNSVKWAGLIVDEAQALKNDENSLYKALSVMNIPFKLLLTGTPLQNNKRELFNLLQFIDPKLKAEELDEEFKDITKENLPKLHELIRPYFLRRTKAMVLTFLPPMAQIILPVSMTVLQEKLCKSIMERNPQLIRAIFSANGKLKSQDRGSLSNILMQLRKCLCHPFVYSQSIEDRNLSPEVTKRNLIEASSKLLLLEVMLPKLRERGHRVLIFSQFLDQLTILEDFLAGMDLPYQRLDGSQSSMEKQKRIDAFNAPDSQLFCMLLSTRAGGVGINLATADTVIILDPDWNPHQDIQALSRAHRIGQQKKVLCFQLMTVDSAEEKILQIGRKKMALDHLLIETMDDKEGEAANDVETVLKHGAAALFGEGRKKDRIVYDEAAIDKLLDRSAKEETKQDGDKSAESAFAFARVWAQDEGGLKDDVETEQKALTMSVWDQILQQREEEARLEREKELQALGRGGRRRGTANYRGPKFEFEEGQEGGESDRGDQDGDFMGGDDSDGETSGNENGNSPHGEFLPNGGSSRKSQARNAQQDAQDSSDPRHPQQTRSRQGSQNQLVVQIAPAPGPAAPNPKGRPTKPVRPSSHNQEVHRIADFNTPHGQIPASGGLAMPSHAIGGDLAVHPRPVPSTHRPNGNPNGASKLTSNTPILVPRPGAGVVTGARIRPPSLNGLPNLNPNRQPNNLPSDVTKQPKPGILWSNQGPPVPPGVPHTSCFVCGFVHPPTWMCPEMSQEVPLRLALDNLRLIPHQTPERMEIKRKFLLEMLRVVQQRKEEAMRAKQRQQSGQQTQEGQQSQQGQQGQQRQEGQEPPQVPPS; encoded by the exons ATGGCAAACAACGATAACGCCCACCCAAGCTCCGAAGACGAGCTATTCGTGTCAACGGCAACGGAGCCCATGGCGTATACCTTTCAATCTGATCTCTCTGAAGACGAGATTAAGATTGCTACCGCACAGCCAGCGCCCAAACCAATATCACCGGCTGCCTCTGTCGCCGATCGGTCCAGGGCGTTTTCTGACTCCGATGCTGCCATACCGGACCCTCAGCGCTTGATTCCTTCCCCCGCGGTGGCTGAAGATGACGACCCTGCTTTGTTCCTCGAGCAAGCCGCGGCAGCGCTCGCCGCAGTGACGAAAGCAGACACCTCGACCAAACCCAAGAAGCGAGAGTCGGAGTCACTAGCAAGTTGGCGTGGAAGTGTCAATGCTTTGACGAACGGGGTATCAGACCACAATATAGCTGGCACTAGGCGTGTTGACATCGAGGTCGCTTTGCCCTGGCTCCCCCCATCGAAGCGAGCAGCATTTACCTacgttgaggttgaggattCGGATGAGGGGACCAAACACTATGATACCCGTAGGCGAAGAAATAAG CCCGCTTACGATGATTACCGGTTCGATGACGAACTCGAGGGGCTCGGCCTGCGCAAGCGCAAGAGACGGTAtgaagacgatgaagaaCTCTACGAGGAAAACTCCGGTGATGATTATGGTGGTCGTCACTCGCTTCATGACTATGGCTTTGTCAACGGTGCTAAGCGCAGCACGCGTACCAGCGCCCGTGCTTCTAGTGAAAGAAGCATAGCCTATGAAAGCGGCACAGAATCGCGAGCGTTGAGGCCCCGCTCAGCCAAGAAATATCGAGATTATGACAGGGACGAACTCCAAAATTcggacgatgacgatggttTTTTCGTTGTCACGTCCGACATCGTCAAGACCAGAGGCAGGAAAAAACGGAAATCTACTGCGAAGCTCAAGACGACAATGGGAGACGGCGACTCAGATATCGAGTTCGAGTCAAAGCGGCGTTCCTCTCGAGCCAACAAATCCAAGAAAAGCATGAAGGAGATtttcgacgacgatgatgacgacgacatctTCTATGTTCAGGACACAAAACCCACAGCACCCCGGATTGCCAGCGTCCGAGAGGTCTTCAAGCCGGCCCCGGTGGACTTTAAGGACGCCCACCGTCCGGTATGTGACAGCTGTGGGTACCCTGAAGGTAATCCTAATAAGGGAGCCTTGGTTTACTGTCAAGGCTGTTCCAATTCTTACCACAAGATATGTCTTGGCACTCGCAATACCCGCGAGCAGCGGGTCACCAAAGTCGACACGGACTCCTTTGTCATGCAATGTCGGTTCTGCGTTGGCTCCTACACCAAGAAGGACCATCGTGCTCCAAAGTATGATACTTGCCAATGCTGTCATCAAGCTAACCCGTCCTGTGCTCCCTTTTCTGAGAAAAAGACAcccaaacaagaagaaaagctGCGCGAGGAAAACGATGGAGTAGATCCGATTATGCCAGTAGACCCGAAACTGGTCAACAATCCTCTCAATGTCTTGTTCCGTTGCAGCAAATGCCACAGAGGCTGGCATTATGAACACTTGCCTCACCCTAACGATACCCGTGATCCAGCCATCAGCGATCCTCTCAATCTGCGCAATCACCGTCTCCAAGAGTATCAAACGACTTGGCGATGCAAAGAGTGCATTGATACGGAGGACCTCAAGATTGATAAGGTGGTGGCGTGGAGACCAACTCATATTAAGCCCAGCCAATACGTCAGAGGTCAGACCATCCTCAACTTCAATGAGGATGAAATCGAGTATTTGGTCAAGTGGGAGAACAAGTCCTATGCGCATTGCGTCTGGATGCCAGGTCCATGGATTTACGGTGTTAGCAAGGGAAACATGCGTCTTTCTTTCATCAAGAGGGCTCTCGGAGAGGGCATGGAAGACCAGGCAAGTAGGGATGAGCCTGCTGACGCACTCCTCAAATGGACTGAAAAAGATGCCATTCACGACTCATGGTTGACCCCCGATATCATCCTCGATGTGCAATATGCTGCCAAGTCGATCGAAGACACAAAGAAATACAAGGCAATGTCGCTTGCCGACAGGATGGAGTACGATTTGAGCCGGATCTTTCACGTGGTTAAGATCTTCGTCAAATTTGAAGGGTTGGGCTACGATGACGCTGTCTGGGACACTCCACCTCCTGCGGACTCTTCCATGTATGACGCCTATCTTGAGGCCTATCGGGAATATCTGAACGGCAAGCACTTCAAGTCAGAGCCCTGGCGTAATCAGAAGGAACGTATTGAAGCCTTCAGGCAGATGGAGTTCAACGGTGCCATTGAGGTCAAAAAACAACCGCCCGGACTTACTCGTGGCAAGCTGATGACCTATCAGCTTGAGGGTCTCAACTGGATGCTCTACAATTTCCGCCATGACCGCAGCGTTATTCTTGCCGATGAAATGGGTCTTGGAAAGACTGTTCAGGTGGTTGCTTTGCTCTCCAGCATGATCCAGGATAACCCCAAGATCTGGCCATTCTTGATTGTCGTTCCCAACGCAACGTGCGCCAACTGGCGTCGTGAAATCAAGAAATGGGCCCCTGATCTTCGGGTAGTGGCCTACTACGGCGGGCGGGTTTCCCAAACTTTGGCTCTTCAATATGAACTGTTTCCAAATGGCACTAAGGACATGAAGGCGCACGTTGTCATCATGTCTTACGACTCCATCAAAGACACTGACACTCGTAGTCGGTTCAACTCCGTCAAATGGGCTGGTCTTATCGTTGACGAGGCACAAGCACTGAAGAATGACGAGAACAGTCTTTACAAAGCACTCTCAGTCATGAATATCCCCTTCAAGCTTTTGCTCACGGGCACACCGTTGCAGAACAATAAGCGAGAGCTTTTCAACCTCTTGCAGTTTATTGACCCGAAGCTAAAAGCGGAGGAACTTGACGAGGAATTCAAGGATATCACCAAGGAAAATCTTCCAAAGCTCCATGAGCTGATCAGGCCATACTTCCTTCGGCGTACCAAGGCCATGGTACTCACCTTCCTGCCGCCGATGGCCCAGATCATTTTACCAGTGAGCATGACGGTTTTGCAGGAAAAGCTCTGCAAGTCGATCATGGAGCGCAATCCCCAGCTCATCCGCGCGATTTTCTCCGCCAACGGGAAGCTGAAATCACAAGACCGCGGCTCGTTGAGCAACATTCTCATGCAGCTTCGCAAGTGTCTTTGCCATCCCTTCGTCTACAGTCAGTCGATCGAAGATCGGAACTTGTCACCAGAAGTCACCAAGCGAAACCTTATCGAGGCCTCCTCCAAGCTTCTGTTGCTTGAAGTCATGCTGCCTAAATTGAGGGAGCGTGGACACAGAGTTTTGATATTCAGTCAGTTCCTCGACCAGTTGACAATCCTTGAAGACTTCCTCGCCGGTATGGACCTTCCGTATCAACGACTTGATGGAAGTCAATCTAGTATGGAAAAGCAGAAGAGGATTGATGCCTTCAATGCACCGGATTCCCAATTATTCTGCATGCTGCTGTCAACCCGTGCTGGTGGTGTCGGTATCAACCTTGCGACTGCCGACACTGTCATTATCCTCGATCCCGATTGGAATCCGCATCAGGATATCCAGGCGCTTTCGAGAGCTCATCGTATCGGTCAACAGAAGAAAGTGCTCTGCTTCCAGCTCATGACCGTCGACTCTGCCGAGGAGAAGATTCTGCAGATTGGTCGTAAGAAGATGGCTCTTGATCATCTGCTGATTGAGACCATGGACGACAAGGAAGGCGAGGCTGCTAATGATGTGGAGACGGTGCTTAAACACGGAGCTGCTGCTTTGTTTGGCGAGGGACGCAAGAAGGACAGGATCGTATATGATGAAGCGGCAATCGATAAGCTTCTTGATCGTTCAGCCAAGGAAGAAACGAAGCAAGATGGCGACAAGTCTGCCGAGTCTGCTTTTGCTTTTGCCCGCGTTTGGGCACAAGATGAGGGAGGGCTGAAGGATGACGTGGAGACAGAACAAAAAGCATTAACCATGAGTGTTTGGGACCAGATTCTTCAGcagcgagaagaagaggcacgcctcgagagggagaaggaactGCAGGCCTTGGGACGTGGTGGCCGACGACGTGGA ACGGCGAACTACCGCGGACCCAAGTTCGAGTTTGAAGAAGGTCAGGAAGGAGGTGAGAGTGATCGTGGTGACCAGGACGGTGACTTCATGGGCGGCGATGACAGCGATGGGGAAACAAGCGGTAACGAAAATGGGAACAGCCCCCACGGTGAGTTCTTACCCAACGGAGGCAGCTCACGCAAGTCACAGGCAAGGAATGCGCAACAAG ACGCCCAAGACAGTTCGGACCCCCGGCACCCCCAGCAAACCCGCTCGAGGCAAGGCTCCCAAAACCAACTCGTCGTCCAAATTGCGCCCGCTCCCGGACCAGCAGCCCCAAACCCAAAAGGCCGCCCAACTAAGCCCGTCCGACCTAGCAGCCACAACCAAGAAGTCCACCGCATTGCCGACTTTAACACCCCCCATGGTCAAATCCCCGCATCCGGCGGCCTTGCCATGCCCTCCCATGCCATCGGCGGTGACCTTGCCGTTCACCCCAGGCCCGTCCCTTCCACTCACCGACCAAATGGCAACCCCAACGGGGCATCCAAACTAACCTCCAATACCCCTATTCTCGTCCCCAGACCAGGAGCCGGAGTTGTAACTGGAGCCAGAATTCGGCCACCATCTCTTAATGGTCTTCCCAATCTGAACCCTAACCGACAGCCTAACAACCTCCCCTCAGACGTCACTAAACAGCCCAAACCCGGTATTCTCTGGTCTAACCAAGGCCCACCCGTACCGCCAGGTGTTCCGCACACTTCATGCTTTGTCTGCGGCTTCGTACACCCTCCTACGTGGATGTGTCCCGAGATGAGCCAAGAGGTTCCTCTTCGGCTGGCGCTGGATAATCTTAGGCTCATACCACACCAAACTCCGGAAAGAATGGAGATTAAGCGTAAATTCTTGCTCGAGATGTTGAGGGTGGTGCagcagaggaaggaagaagctatGAGGGCGAAACAGCGGCAGCAGTCGGGTCAGCAGACTCAGGAGGGTCAGCAGAGCCAACAGGGCCAGCAGGGCCAGCAGAggcaagaaggacaagaaccACCGCAGGTTCCTCCATCATAG